The Microcaecilia unicolor chromosome 6, aMicUni1.1, whole genome shotgun sequence genome includes a window with the following:
- the DPH2 gene encoding 2-(3-amino-3-carboxypropyl)histidine synthase subunit 2: MAMQFSSDGADAIQRPLIATPVGNSLTVPEELDEIYEIERTTTFVAQHQCSKVALQFPDELLVDSVTVATKLEKASGTKVYILGDTSYGSCCVDEVAAEHVGADAVVHYGRACLSPCTRLPIMYVFGRKSVDVKSCVAAFRKLYPDPACHVVVLCDVVYHYIIGVLKSLLCPDYPHVSFSSIVLDGTSTCISSTGDSNSRVTSDEVEVVKFGRQFAIDKYLGIGAYGMFYIGGESPTLTNFMMIWNQCAFSTFNPHTGEGRHETLNVNRALMKRFYLIELARDAKVVGILVGTLGVVDYLSIIQHLRDRIRRAGKKSYTFVMGKLNTAKLANFLEVDIFVLVACPENSLLDSSDFYRPVVTPYEMDMACNTAWEWTGQYVTDYRDLLPGGRSFVEFPIGNATDREVPDVSLITGELRLTHLSQTQAVEDPACTSLAHRSDGTLAEKGLAASFLGSRSWKGLERRLGETPVTKAVEGRRGIAIAYEDEVCNSSNQDVL; the protein is encoded by the exons ATGGCAATGCAGTTCAGCAGTGATGGTGCAGACGCAATCCAGCGGCCCCTGATTGCCACACCAGTGGGCAACAGTCTGACTGTTCCTGAGGAGCTTGATGAGATTTATGAAATTGAGAGAACAACTACATTCGTTGCACAGCATCAGTGTAGCAAG GTGGCACTCCAGTTCCCTGATGAGCTGCTGGTGGATTCAGTCACTGTTGCAACAAAACTGGAAAAAGCTTCTGGTACCAAAGTGTACATTCTTGGCGACACCTCCTATGGCAG CTGCTGCGTAGATGAGGTGGCCGCAGAACACGTAGGAGCTGATGCTGTGGTACATTATGGACGGGCATGTCTCAGCCCCTGCACCAGGCTACCCATCATGTACGTCTTTGGACGCAAATCTGTAGATGTGAAGAGTTGTGTGGCTGCATTTCGGAAGCTATACCCTGACCCGGCATGCCACGTGGTGGTGCTGTGTGATGTGGTGTACCACTACATCATAG GAGTTCTGAAATCATTGCTTTGTCCAGACTATCCCCACGTTTCCTTCTCCAGCATAGTTTTGGATGGCACGTCGACCTGCATCTCCAGTACTGGTGACAGCAACTCCCGTGTGACCTCTGATGAGGTGGAAGTGGTGAAATTTGGGCGCCAGTTTGCTATTGATAAGTATTTAGGGATAGGGGCTTATGGCATGTTCTACATTGGGGGGGAGAGCCCCACCCTGACCAACTTCATGATGATCTGGAACCAGTGTGCCTTCTCCACCTTTAACCCTCatacaggggaggggagacacgAAACTCTGAACGTGAACAGAGCCCTCATGAAACGCTTTTATTTGATAGAGTTGGCACGTGATGCCAAAGTCGTGGGCATTCTAGTGGGCACTCTGGGTGTGGTTGATTACCTCTCCATAATTCAGCATTTGAGGGACAGGATTCGCAGAGCAGGCAAGAAGAGCTATACCTTTGTCATGGGCAAACTGAACACAGCTAAACTGGCCAACTTCCTGGAGGTGGACATCTTTGTGCTGGTGGCCTGTCCTGAGAACTCCCTGCTGGACTCCAGTGACTTCTACCGGCCTGTGGTCACACCCTATGAAATGGACATGGCTTGCAACACAGCGTGGGAGTGGACAGGCCAATATGTGACTGACTACAGGGACTTGTTGCCAG GTGGACGTTCTTTTGTAGAATTTCCCATTGGAAATGCCACAGACAGGGAAGTTCCTGATGTCTCTCTAATCACGGGGGAGCTGCGTTTGACTCATCTCTCTCAAACACAGGCTGTAGAGGATCCGGCCTGTACCTCACTGGCACACAGAAGTGACGGAACGCTGGCAGAGAAAGGACTTGCTG cCTCCTTCTTGGGCTCTCGAAGTTGGAAGGGTTTGGAGCGTCGGCTTGGGGAGACCCCTGTGACAAAGGCTGTGGAGGGAAGACGCGGGATCGCTATTGCCTATGAGGATGAGGTCTGCAACAGTAGCAACCAGGATGTTTTATAA